The following are encoded in a window of Geobacter metallireducens GS-15 genomic DNA:
- a CDS encoding XRE family transcriptional regulator: protein MKNEHVGSSFDDFLEEEGLRAEAEAAAIKRVIAFQIEQEMKLANLSKTAMAERMCTSRTALDRLLDPANVSVTLQTLERAALALGKSLKIELA from the coding sequence ATGAAAAACGAACATGTAGGATCGAGCTTTGACGACTTTCTTGAAGAAGAAGGGCTGCGTGCGGAGGCGGAAGCTGCCGCAATCAAGAGGGTTATCGCATTCCAGATAGAGCAGGAGATGAAACTGGCGAATCTCTCAAAAACCGCCATGGCTGAAAGGATGTGCACCAGTCGCACTGCCCTTGACAGGCTCCTTGATCCCGCCAATGTTTCCGTTACCCTCCAAACCCTCGAAAGAGCGGCCCTTGCCCTCGGCAAAAGCCTGAAAATTGAACTGGCATGA
- a CDS encoding cysteine hydrolase family protein has product MKKALLVIDVQNEYFTGALPVTHPAGSFANILAAMDAATANGIPVVVVRHSSNRPGAASFQPGTPAWDLHPEVAQRPHDLLLEKQLPGSFTGTGLEAWLREREIGTVVISGYMTQMCCDTTSRQAFHRGFSVEFLSDATGTLAFANNAGSVTAEELHRTVLVTQQLMFATVMTTAAWVGSLAKKG; this is encoded by the coding sequence ATGAAAAAGGCATTGCTGGTCATCGACGTACAGAACGAATACTTCACCGGCGCGCTGCCGGTGACCCATCCGGCGGGGAGCTTCGCCAACATCCTCGCTGCCATGGATGCCGCCACGGCCAACGGGATTCCGGTGGTCGTCGTCCGCCATTCGTCCAACCGCCCCGGTGCGGCGAGTTTCCAGCCGGGAACGCCGGCCTGGGACCTTCACCCTGAGGTGGCCCAACGCCCCCACGACCTGCTGCTGGAAAAGCAGTTGCCGGGGAGCTTTACGGGCACGGGCCTGGAGGCCTGGCTCCGCGAGCGGGAGATCGGCACCGTGGTCATCAGCGGCTACATGACCCAGATGTGCTGCGACACCACGTCCCGCCAGGCGTTTCACCGAGGCTTCAGCGTGGAGTTCCTCTCCGATGCCACGGGAACGCTGGCGTTTGCAAACAACGCCGGCTCCGTCACCGCCGAAGAGCTTCACCGGACGGTGCTGGTGACACAACAGCTCATGTTCGCCACGGTGATGACCACGGCTGCGTGGGTCGGTTCGCTGGCTAAGAAGGGCTGA
- a CDS encoding SAM-dependent methyltransferase, which produces MSDRKTMWDERYDTTDFVYGREPNAFLAEVVQQIPPGDVLCLAEGEGRNAVFLAKQGHRVLAVDSSAVGLVKAARLAEESGVRIETETADLAEFAIEPVCWDAIVSIFCHVPPQVRRALHRKVVEGLRPGGLFILEAYTPAQLKLRTGGPPTEEVMMTLAGLREELAGLEFLQAREIEREVVEGRFHTGRGAVVQVVARKP; this is translated from the coding sequence ATGTCTGACCGGAAAACCATGTGGGATGAACGATACGATACGACGGATTTTGTCTACGGGCGGGAGCCCAACGCCTTCCTCGCCGAAGTGGTCCAGCAGATTCCGCCGGGGGATGTCCTCTGCCTCGCCGAGGGAGAAGGACGGAACGCCGTCTTTCTGGCAAAGCAGGGGCATCGGGTACTGGCGGTGGATTCCTCCGCCGTGGGGCTGGTCAAGGCGGCGCGGCTGGCCGAGGAGAGCGGGGTGCGGATCGAGACCGAGACCGCCGATCTGGCTGAATTCGCCATCGAACCGGTGTGCTGGGACGCCATCGTCTCCATCTTCTGCCATGTCCCGCCGCAGGTGCGCCGGGCACTCCACCGCAAAGTGGTCGAGGGGCTTCGCCCCGGCGGGCTCTTCATTCTGGAGGCGTACACGCCGGCGCAGCTGAAGCTTCGGACCGGTGGCCCGCCGACGGAGGAGGTGATGATGACCCTTGCCGGCCTGCGGGAGGAGCTGGCCGGTCTGGAATTCCTCCAGGCCCGGGAGATCGAGCGGGAGGTGGTGGAGGGACGGTTCCACACCGGGCGGGGCGCCGTGGTGCAGGTGGTGGCGCGCAAGCCGTGA
- the hemG gene encoding menaquinone-dependent protoporphyrinogen IX dehydrogenase has protein sequence MANILIIYATTDGQTRRISRRLQEVIERQSHHVTVVPIEDAPSLDLTAFDKIVIGASIRYGKHSPLITDFIEKNKSFLESRPNAFFSVNVVARKPEKSKPEHNPYLQKFLNRIEWKPRKLAVFAGKIDYPSYRFFDRLMIRLIMRMTKGPTDPKAVVEFTDWGQVEAFGRVISDM, from the coding sequence ATGGCAAACATTCTCATCATCTATGCCACCACGGACGGGCAAACCAGAAGGATATCCAGGAGATTGCAAGAGGTCATCGAACGTCAGTCACACCACGTCACCGTTGTTCCCATTGAGGATGCACCGAGCCTTGACCTGACGGCCTTCGACAAGATCGTCATCGGGGCCAGCATCCGCTACGGTAAGCACAGCCCGCTGATTACCGACTTCATCGAGAAGAACAAGTCATTTCTGGAGAGCAGACCGAACGCGTTTTTTTCGGTAAACGTCGTGGCGCGAAAACCCGAGAAGAGCAAGCCCGAGCACAACCCCTACCTGCAGAAATTCCTCAATCGAATAGAGTGGAAACCGAGAAAGCTGGCAGTCTTCGCCGGAAAAATCGATTATCCGAGCTACCGGTTTTTCGACCGCCTGATGATTCGGCTGATCATGCGGATGACCAAGGGGCCGACCGACCCCAAAGCCGTTGTGGAATTCACCGACTGGGGCCAGGTCGAGGCCTTCGGGAGAGTGATAAGCGATATGTAG
- a CDS encoding class I SAM-dependent methyltransferase gives MSDVTDAQAIADHWGRGDVFGLIVAALNQMAKPLDGLTVEELAPVDHFHSRGFPATVEFADRLPINAGEQILDIGCGLGGPARYMAKRFQCRVSGIDITGPFVEAANRLTALLHMEQQVEIAQGNGQRLPYPDSCFDGAYTQDVTMNVAERAGFFAEAYRVLKPGAFFALSEHGLGPQGKPHYPVPWSDDGTGAYLTAPAETRAILERTGFEAITVEDTGAKCVAGYGKVIERAEKGALPPLGLHLFMGESMVEKMRNAARNIEEGRTHPIQLICRKP, from the coding sequence GTGAGCGATGTGACAGACGCACAAGCGATTGCAGACCATTGGGGGAGAGGCGACGTGTTCGGCCTGATCGTGGCGGCTCTGAACCAGATGGCGAAGCCCCTGGATGGCCTGACGGTTGAAGAGCTGGCGCCGGTGGACCATTTCCACTCCCGGGGCTTTCCCGCAACCGTGGAGTTCGCCGACCGGCTCCCGATCAATGCCGGCGAGCAGATCCTGGATATCGGCTGCGGGCTGGGGGGCCCTGCCCGGTATATGGCGAAACGGTTCCAGTGCCGGGTGAGCGGCATCGACATCACCGGGCCCTTCGTGGAGGCGGCTAACAGGCTGACGGCGCTTCTCCACATGGAACAACAGGTGGAAATTGCCCAGGGCAACGGCCAGCGCCTGCCGTATCCGGATTCCTGCTTTGACGGCGCCTATACTCAGGACGTCACCATGAACGTGGCCGAACGCGCGGGATTTTTCGCGGAGGCGTACCGCGTGCTGAAGCCCGGCGCCTTCTTCGCGCTCTCGGAGCATGGGTTGGGACCGCAGGGGAAGCCCCATTACCCCGTCCCCTGGTCCGATGACGGCACCGGCGCCTATCTGACCGCACCGGCCGAAACCCGGGCGATTCTTGAAAGGACGGGGTTCGAAGCCATCACCGTCGAGGATACCGGAGCCAAGTGCGTGGCCGGTTACGGGAAGGTGATCGAACGGGCCGAAAAGGGCGCTCTGCCCCCCTTGGGGTTGCACCTGTTCATGGGCGAGTCCATGGTGGAGAAGATGCGCAATGCCGCGCGCAACATCGAAGAAGGCCGCACCCACCCCATACAGCTGATCTGCCGCAAGCCGTGA
- a CDS encoding DUF2461 domain-containing protein, whose translation MDDRPRGTFTGFSPQTVTFLSSLAGNNTKAWFETHRGDYEERLLEPMKALVAELSDFMLSIDQDFVTVPGRAISRIHRDTRFSRDKSPYKTTLWITFKRQITEWRDAPCYFFELTACSYRFGMGFYSASKGTMDRLRETIERKPAQFRETVAFLGGQKRFVLEGEVYRRPLRHDLPEDLQEWHRRKNLYLVCNRQPDNALFSRKLVDDLRTGFGMLAPFYDYLLKARV comes from the coding sequence ATGGACGATAGACCCCGCGGCACGTTCACCGGTTTCTCGCCGCAAACAGTAACGTTCTTAAGCAGTCTGGCCGGGAACAACACCAAAGCATGGTTCGAGACGCACCGAGGGGATTACGAAGAACGCCTGCTGGAGCCGATGAAGGCCCTGGTTGCGGAGCTTTCCGATTTCATGCTCTCCATTGACCAGGATTTTGTGACGGTTCCGGGCAGAGCGATTTCCCGCATCCACCGCGACACGCGCTTTTCCCGCGACAAATCCCCTTACAAGACAACCCTGTGGATCACCTTCAAGCGTCAGATTACGGAGTGGCGGGATGCGCCGTGTTATTTTTTCGAGCTGACCGCCTGTTCCTACCGTTTCGGCATGGGATTTTACAGCGCCTCGAAAGGGACCATGGACCGGTTGCGGGAAACGATCGAGCGTAAGCCTGCGCAGTTTCGGGAGACCGTGGCGTTCCTCGGGGGGCAGAAACGGTTTGTGCTTGAGGGGGAGGTGTATCGAAGACCCTTGCGGCACGATCTGCCCGAGGATCTGCAGGAGTGGCACCGGCGAAAAAACCTTTACCTCGTCTGCAACCGGCAGCCGGACAATGCCCTCTTCTCGCGGAAGCTGGTGGACGACCTGCGCACTGGCTTTGGAATGCTGGCCCCGTTCTACGATTATCTCTTAAAGGCGAGGGTCTAG
- a CDS encoding GAF domain-containing sensor histidine kinase — protein MTIKTKTSEELLAENKDLRARLVEAEKRAREAESQARMAEELTRRLAEEEVERKSAVLARKESETRFLAAQELSLDGFTLMEAVRDDGGHVVDFRWTYVNPPASRMLRQPQAELVGRRLLEVLPGNQENSDLFERYVQVVETGEPHDYELHYQSEGVDGWFRNMTIKLGDGIAVCFSDITQRRKTEKELRASEERSELLSRTISALLTAADPQDVVEQLCNEVREFLQCAVFFNYLFDPHTGRLKFNACGGVDRRLARLVEDLELSGSLCGTAAQGRCRVHAENLGSSADPRSSLVRSLGIRAYACHPLLGPANEAIGTLSFGATDRDSFSSDDLELMKTVADHVAVAMLRRKAEKELQADLAALTRMHELSGKLLETAGLQQLLQEAMDAALSIVGAAKGTLQLLEADTLHIVAHHGHEPPFLDFFTAAENVASTCGKAMQCGERVVVHDVEESPLFAGTPSLSVLRAAGVRAMQSTPLFTRSGRVLGVLTTHWDSPHVPDEHDLWRMDLLARQVTDLIERTQAEEELRKLNEILEQRVAERTAQLREKDRMLLVQGRQAAMGEMIGNIAHQWRQPLNTLGLTIQQLPLFYDLGEFNREFLEQAVNRSMELIQYMSKTIDDFRNYFKPDKARIDFSGRETIARSLSLIGDNLRHQQIDVELKVLDDVVITGYENEFAQALLNILVNARDALTERGVQHPKITIAIGAEGRKAVVTIADNAGGIPEEIIDKIFNPYFTTKGPHQGSGVGLFMAKTIIENNMGGKLTVCNTADGAEFRIEV, from the coding sequence ATGACTATAAAGACGAAAACCAGTGAGGAGTTGCTGGCGGAAAACAAGGACCTCCGCGCTCGCCTTGTTGAGGCGGAAAAGCGTGCCCGCGAGGCCGAATCGCAGGCCCGGATGGCGGAAGAGCTGACCCGGCGATTGGCCGAGGAGGAGGTGGAGCGGAAAAGCGCCGTGCTGGCGCGGAAGGAAAGCGAAACGCGGTTCCTGGCGGCCCAGGAGCTTTCACTGGACGGCTTTACGTTGATGGAAGCTGTCCGGGACGATGGTGGACATGTGGTGGATTTCCGCTGGACATACGTGAACCCGCCGGCAAGCCGGATGTTGCGGCAACCACAGGCAGAGCTGGTGGGCCGGCGGCTGCTGGAGGTCCTGCCCGGAAACCAGGAGAACAGCGACCTCTTCGAGCGCTACGTTCAGGTTGTCGAGACGGGCGAACCCCATGATTACGAGCTTCACTACCAGTCCGAGGGGGTTGACGGCTGGTTCCGCAACATGACCATCAAGCTCGGCGACGGCATTGCCGTCTGTTTCTCCGACATTACCCAGCGCAGAAAAACCGAAAAGGAACTGCGCGCGAGCGAGGAACGTTCGGAACTGTTGTCGCGGACCATCAGCGCCCTGCTGACCGCCGCGGATCCCCAGGACGTGGTCGAGCAATTATGCAATGAGGTTCGGGAATTCCTGCAGTGCGCGGTTTTTTTCAACTATCTCTTCGATCCCCACACCGGGAGGCTCAAATTCAACGCCTGCGGCGGGGTAGACAGGCGGCTGGCGCGGCTTGTGGAAGATCTGGAGCTTTCCGGATCCCTCTGCGGCACGGCTGCCCAGGGCCGCTGCCGGGTTCATGCGGAGAACCTCGGGTCCAGCGCCGATCCGCGCAGTTCCCTGGTCCGGAGCCTCGGCATTCGCGCCTATGCCTGCCATCCGCTGCTGGGCCCGGCCAACGAAGCCATCGGGACCCTCTCCTTCGGGGCGACCGACAGGGATTCGTTCAGCAGTGACGATCTGGAGCTGATGAAGACGGTCGCCGACCATGTGGCCGTCGCCATGCTTCGGCGCAAGGCGGAGAAGGAATTGCAGGCGGACTTGGCCGCCCTTACGCGCATGCACGAGTTAAGTGGCAAGCTGCTGGAAACGGCGGGTCTCCAGCAGCTCCTCCAGGAGGCGATGGACGCGGCATTAAGCATCGTCGGCGCGGCCAAGGGGACGCTGCAATTGCTCGAAGCCGATACGTTGCACATTGTTGCGCACCACGGCCACGAGCCGCCGTTCCTGGATTTTTTTACGGCCGCCGAAAACGTCGCCTCCACGTGTGGCAAGGCGATGCAGTGCGGCGAACGGGTGGTGGTCCACGACGTGGAGGAAAGCCCGTTGTTCGCCGGCACGCCGTCGTTGTCGGTGCTGCGCGCCGCCGGGGTGCGCGCGATGCAATCCACGCCGCTCTTCACCCGCTCCGGCCGGGTGCTCGGCGTCCTTACCACGCATTGGGACTCGCCGCACGTGCCCGATGAGCACGACCTGTGGCGGATGGACCTGCTGGCCAGACAGGTCACCGACCTCATCGAACGGACGCAGGCCGAAGAGGAGCTTAGAAAGCTGAACGAGATTCTGGAACAGCGGGTCGCCGAACGGACGGCGCAGTTGCGGGAAAAGGACCGGATGCTGCTGGTTCAGGGGCGCCAGGCAGCCATGGGTGAGATGATCGGCAATATCGCCCACCAGTGGCGGCAACCCCTGAACACCCTGGGGCTCACCATCCAGCAGTTGCCCCTGTTCTACGATCTTGGCGAGTTCAACAGGGAATTCCTGGAGCAGGCGGTCAACCGGTCGATGGAGCTTATCCAGTACATGTCCAAGACCATCGATGATTTCAGAAACTATTTCAAGCCGGACAAGGCCCGGATCGATTTCAGCGGGCGCGAGACAATCGCCCGGTCCCTGTCGCTCATCGGGGACAATCTACGGCACCAGCAGATCGATGTTGAGCTGAAGGTGCTGGATGATGTAGTTATAACCGGCTATGAGAACGAATTCGCCCAGGCGCTGCTCAACATCCTGGTCAATGCCAGGGATGCCCTGACGGAGAGGGGCGTGCAGCACCCGAAGATCACCATCGCCATCGGCGCCGAAGGCCGGAAGGCGGTCGTGACCATTGCCGACAATGCCGGCGGCATCCCGGAAGAGATCATAGACAAGATTTTTAATCCCTACTTCACCACCAAGGGACCCCATCAGGGGTCAGGGGTGGGGTTGTTCATGGCGAAGACGATCATCGAGAACAACATGGGGGGGAAGCTGACGGTGTGCAACACGGCCGACGGCGCAGAGTTCAGGATCGAGGTGTGA
- a CDS encoding type II toxin-antitoxin system RelE/ParE family toxin, with translation MRLADGIARVFFTVDSDYMILLHGFIKKSQKTPQNELKTALSRLGNCKRGTK, from the coding sequence ATCAGATTGGCGGATGGTATTGCTCGGGTTTTCTTCACGGTGGACAGCGACTACATGATCTTACTGCATGGCTTCATCAAGAAATCTCAAAAGACCCCACAAAACGAACTGAAGACGGCATTAAGCCGCCTTGGCAATTGCAAGAGAGGCACAAAATGA
- a CDS encoding glutaredoxin domain-containing protein gives MPTRTLLSILILHLSCSLAGAEMYQWVDGKGTVVITDTPPPPSKKRKKVKVYNDGDFAPAPPPQPTPAKRSAKGAAAAEAQPASPKKEHFTGTVEMYVTSWCGYCRRAESYLKSKGIPYVAYDIEKDSAARQRHRELGGNGVPLIIIGSNKMSGFSPETLEYYLNNGR, from the coding sequence ATGCCAACACGCACACTCCTTTCCATCCTCATCCTGCACCTTTCCTGTTCCCTCGCCGGCGCCGAGATGTACCAGTGGGTGGACGGGAAGGGGACCGTGGTCATCACGGACACGCCTCCTCCCCCATCCAAGAAGCGCAAGAAGGTGAAGGTCTACAACGATGGCGACTTCGCTCCGGCTCCTCCCCCGCAGCCGACGCCCGCCAAGCGTAGCGCCAAGGGCGCTGCCGCAGCGGAAGCGCAACCCGCTTCCCCCAAAAAAGAACACTTCACCGGCACGGTGGAGATGTACGTGACTTCATGGTGCGGCTACTGCCGGCGGGCGGAGAGCTACCTGAAGAGCAAGGGGATTCCCTACGTGGCCTACGACATCGAAAAGGACAGCGCCGCCCGGCAGCGGCACCGGGAGCTTGGAGGGAACGGCGTGCCGCTGATCATCATCGGGTCGAACAAGATGTCAGGCTTCTCTCCGGAGACCCTGGAGTATTATCTGAATAATGGCAGGTAG
- a CDS encoding EamA family transporter — MSTLAFTLIVISAVMHALWNLLVKRSRHKTVFIWWMFVASSSLFTLTIPFLPERFRWPDPATLLLVTAGAVCFVLYHLLNGRAYRGGDLSVVYPLSQTSMVYVPIWGMSILGERLTMPGIAGILLVILGAFSVQMERLSLAEFLRPFRNLGSPTVRNALAAGFIYSLGSIAEKVGVRDYTPLYFTYFLVLIMLGLMSVNLLRPCYRPLIVAEFREHWPLILVSGPVMMASFLTFRYGLNLSPMSYAVPVRQVSILMGVLIGILFLGESCGRIRLGAALVILAGAIMIRLG; from the coding sequence GTGAGCACTCTCGCCTTTACCCTCATCGTCATCTCCGCCGTGATGCACGCCCTCTGGAACCTGCTGGTGAAGCGGAGCAGGCACAAGACCGTCTTCATCTGGTGGATGTTTGTCGCCTCCAGTTCCCTCTTCACCCTCACGATACCGTTCCTGCCGGAGCGGTTCCGGTGGCCCGACCCTGCTACCCTCCTCCTCGTGACGGCAGGGGCGGTCTGCTTTGTCCTCTACCACCTCTTGAACGGCCGCGCGTACCGGGGGGGGGACTTGTCGGTGGTCTACCCCCTCTCCCAGACTTCCATGGTCTACGTCCCCATCTGGGGAATGAGCATCCTGGGAGAGCGGCTGACGATGCCGGGGATCGCCGGCATCCTCCTGGTGATCCTGGGGGCCTTCTCGGTGCAGATGGAGCGCCTCTCCCTGGCGGAATTCCTGCGGCCCTTCCGCAATCTCGGTTCCCCGACGGTTCGAAACGCCCTTGCGGCGGGATTCATCTACTCCCTCGGCTCCATCGCCGAGAAAGTGGGGGTGCGGGACTACACCCCCCTCTACTTCACCTATTTCCTGGTTCTCATCATGCTGGGGCTCATGTCGGTCAACCTCCTCCGCCCCTGCTACCGCCCCCTTATCGTCGCCGAATTCCGGGAGCACTGGCCGCTCATCCTCGTGAGCGGCCCGGTGATGATGGCGTCGTTTCTCACGTTCCGCTATGGGCTTAACCTCTCCCCCATGAGCTATGCCGTGCCGGTGCGGCAGGTGAGCATCCTCATGGGGGTGCTCATCGGCATTCTCTTCCTCGGCGAGTCATGCGGCCGCATACGTCTCGGCGCGGCCCTGGTGATCCTCGCCGGTGCGATCATGATTCGGCTGGGATAG
- a CDS encoding DMT family transporter: MAQAPETRWPGIGVAVVFMAFSGLFLWMAQRQIPIGTAYAVWTGIGAAGTFLVGVHYYGDPTSIARYAGVALIVAGVATLKMAH; the protein is encoded by the coding sequence ATGGCACAAGCACCCGAGACCCGGTGGCCGGGCATTGGAGTCGCCGTTGTTTTCATGGCGTTCAGCGGACTTTTTCTTTGGATGGCTCAACGGCAAATTCCAATCGGCACTGCCTATGCCGTCTGGACAGGCATCGGCGCTGCTGGAACCTTTCTTGTCGGGGTTCACTATTATGGTGATCCGACGTCAATTGCTCGATACGCGGGCGTGGCACTTATCGTGGCTGGTGTTGCCACGCTCAAAATGGCGCATTGA
- a CDS encoding YkgJ family cysteine cluster protein, which produces MWQQLMAEVRDQQALFDVAVREWVAGYALKQGTILCGKGCHACCSLAVNCTFTEALAVSTVLADRHAAALAEHAAAIRAAAFSSSDFPSFLRARRALGDCPFLDNDGACGVYGRRPFSCRSLLATRESHWCGADFSILSREEKRAFMESLDQTVVAFPMHYVKATQDLGQEFEERSAGRMIETFGFSLYGNLPALVFLEREHRLSEAAAKGRDAVQELVERAGYGHPFLVSFLP; this is translated from the coding sequence ATGTGGCAGCAACTTATGGCTGAAGTCAGGGACCAGCAGGCGCTGTTCGACGTTGCGGTCAGGGAGTGGGTTGCCGGCTACGCCCTGAAGCAGGGGACCATTCTCTGCGGGAAGGGATGCCATGCCTGTTGCAGCCTGGCGGTAAACTGCACCTTTACCGAGGCTCTGGCCGTCTCCACGGTGCTTGCCGACCGCCATGCCGCGGCCCTGGCAGAGCACGCGGCAGCGATCCGGGCGGCTGCCTTTTCCTCCTCCGATTTCCCGTCGTTTCTCCGGGCACGTCGGGCGCTGGGCGACTGCCCCTTCCTCGACAACGACGGGGCCTGCGGCGTCTATGGCCGGCGCCCCTTCTCCTGCCGCTCCCTCCTCGCCACCAGGGAGAGCCACTGGTGCGGCGCCGACTTCTCGATCCTTTCCCGGGAAGAAAAACGGGCCTTCATGGAGAGCCTCGACCAGACGGTGGTGGCCTTTCCCATGCACTACGTGAAGGCCACTCAGGATCTGGGGCAGGAGTTCGAGGAGCGCAGCGCCGGCCGCATGATCGAGACCTTCGGCTTCAGCCTCTACGGGAACCTCCCGGCCCTGGTCTTCCTGGAGCGCGAGCACCGGCTGAGCGAGGCGGCCGCCAAGGGACGGGATGCGGTGCAGGAGCTGGTGGAGCGGGCGGGATACGGCCATCCCTTCCTCGTGTCATTCCTTCCCTGA
- a CDS encoding carbon starvation CstA family protein, giving the protein MLGKLVWLVISAVAAGSLAVVAGVVNPGEKVNALWLVTAAACFYLVAYRFYGAFLAAKVLSLDPRLKTPARRLADGMDYHPTNRWVLFGHHFAAIAGAGPLIGPMLAAQFGYLPGFLWLLVGAVMVGAVHDMVILAASVRRNGRSLARIAKDEIGPVGGLAASLAILFILIVALAGLGLAVVNSLAKSPWGTFTIFLTIPIALFMGLYLYKIRPGRVGEVSAIGFVLLLAAVFSGHFIPGSPLEPIFSLGKGGLTLAMAAYGLIASILPVWMLLCPRDYLSTYMKIGTVILLAFGVVFMAPTIQMPAMTRFVAGGGPVIPGKLFPFMFITIACGAVSGFHSLISSGTTPKMIMSEREIPMIGYGAMLAEGFVSVMALVAATILIPGDYFAINTKLSFDAIAALGFPVERVRELSAMVGTDVAGRPGGAVSLAVGMASILSSLPGMKGLMPYWYNFALMFEALFILTTVDTGTRVARFLLQELGSRAFPRLGQQNWLPGIIITSFLVVAAWSYLIWSGNVSTIWPMFGVSNQLLAAIALGIGTTILIKSGKARYAWTTVLPMVFMYATTFTAAWKLTGSFLGKAAAAATAAEAFTLRMNAGLVVLMAILAVVTLLDMLLKWRGYLSERRPITTSEVLEFEEPA; this is encoded by the coding sequence ATGCTCGGAAAGCTCGTCTGGCTGGTGATTTCGGCGGTTGCGGCCGGTTCCCTTGCTGTAGTGGCCGGCGTCGTGAACCCGGGGGAGAAGGTGAACGCCCTCTGGCTCGTGACGGCCGCCGCCTGTTTCTACCTAGTTGCCTACCGGTTCTATGGCGCCTTTCTGGCGGCGAAGGTCCTCTCCCTGGATCCCCGCCTGAAGACCCCGGCCCGGCGCCTGGCTGACGGCATGGATTACCACCCCACCAACCGCTGGGTCCTCTTCGGTCACCACTTTGCGGCCATCGCTGGCGCCGGTCCCCTCATCGGTCCCATGCTGGCGGCCCAGTTCGGCTATCTCCCCGGCTTCCTCTGGCTTCTGGTGGGGGCCGTCATGGTGGGGGCGGTGCACGACATGGTGATCCTGGCGGCGTCGGTGCGGCGCAACGGCCGCTCCCTGGCTAGGATCGCCAAGGATGAGATCGGGCCGGTGGGGGGGCTGGCGGCCTCTCTCGCCATCCTCTTCATCCTGATCGTGGCCTTGGCTGGGCTGGGGCTCGCGGTGGTGAACTCCCTGGCCAAGAGCCCCTGGGGGACCTTTACCATTTTCCTTACCATCCCCATCGCCCTCTTCATGGGGCTCTACCTCTACAAGATCCGCCCCGGCCGGGTGGGGGAGGTGAGCGCCATCGGCTTTGTGCTTTTGCTGGCGGCGGTCTTCAGCGGCCACTTCATCCCCGGCTCTCCCCTGGAGCCCATCTTCAGTCTCGGGAAGGGGGGGCTGACCCTGGCCATGGCCGCCTACGGCCTCATCGCCTCCATCCTTCCGGTCTGGATGCTCCTCTGCCCCCGGGACTACCTCTCTACCTACATGAAGATCGGCACGGTGATCCTCCTGGCCTTCGGGGTCGTCTTCATGGCCCCCACCATCCAGATGCCGGCAATGACCCGGTTCGTGGCCGGCGGTGGGCCGGTGATCCCCGGCAAGCTCTTCCCCTTTATGTTCATCACCATCGCCTGCGGGGCGGTCTCCGGGTTCCATTCCCTCATCTCCTCGGGGACCACGCCGAAGATGATCATGAGCGAGCGGGAGATCCCCATGATCGGGTATGGCGCCATGCTGGCCGAGGGATTCGTGTCGGTCATGGCCCTGGTGGCGGCCACGATCCTCATCCCGGGGGACTACTTCGCCATCAATACGAAGCTCTCCTTCGACGCCATCGCGGCCCTGGGCTTCCCGGTGGAACGGGTGCGTGAGCTGTCGGCCATGGTGGGGACCGACGTGGCCGGCCGCCCCGGCGGCGCCGTCTCCCTTGCCGTGGGTATGGCCTCCATCCTGTCGTCCCTCCCCGGCATGAAGGGGCTCATGCCCTACTGGTACAACTTCGCCCTCATGTTCGAGGCCCTCTTCATCCTCACCACCGTCGACACCGGCACCCGGGTGGCGCGGTTTCTCCTCCAGGAGCTGGGGAGCCGGGCTTTCCCCCGCCTGGGCCAGCAGAACTGGCTCCCCGGCATCATCATCACCAGCTTTCTCGTGGTGGCCGCCTGGTCGTACCTGATCTGGTCCGGCAACGTCTCCACCATCTGGCCCATGTTCGGGGTATCGAATCAGCTCCTGGCGGCCATCGCCCTGGGGATCGGCACCACGATCCTCATCAAGAGCGGCAAGGCGCGCTATGCCTGGACCACGGTCCTCCCCATGGTGTTCATGTACGCCACCACCTTCACCGCCGCGTGGAAGCTGACCGGCAGCTTCCTCGGCAAGGCCGCCGCAGCTGCCACGGCTGCCGAGGCCTTCACCTTGAGGATGAACGCCGGCCTGGTGGTGTTGATGGCCATCCTGGCGGTGGTGACTCTGCTCGACATGCTCCTCAAGTGGCGCGGCTACCTCTCCGAGCGGAGACCCATCACCACGAGCGAGGTGCTGGAGTTCGAGGAGCCGGCATGA